A section of the bacterium genome encodes:
- the pgsA gene encoding CDP-diacylglycerol--glycerol-3-phosphate 3-phosphatidyltransferase, which yields MTLANWLTFARLLLSPVFVLVFMQDGLGARVAALAIVIVSELTDAFDGHLARSRGEVTDFGKLLDPLADSISRMSVFIAFLAAGLIPWWMVLIFVYRDSLISTMRTVCAYRGEVVAARTSGKLKAIIQATVIIAILTGRIASALFPALLPTALLNEVAWWLVLVAALYTLYSLYEYVAANWAIVSSAGRAQPGARSA from the coding sequence ATGACGCTTGCCAACTGGCTGACCTTCGCACGGCTGCTGCTCAGCCCCGTCTTCGTGCTGGTCTTCATGCAGGACGGGCTGGGCGCCCGGGTGGCGGCCCTCGCCATCGTCATCGTCTCCGAGCTGACGGACGCCTTCGACGGACACTTGGCCCGCTCCCGCGGCGAGGTGACGGACTTCGGCAAGCTGCTCGATCCGCTGGCCGACTCCATCAGCCGCATGAGCGTGTTCATCGCCTTCCTCGCCGCCGGCCTCATCCCCTGGTGGATGGTGCTCATCTTCGTTTACCGGGACAGCCTGATCAGCACCATGCGCACCGTCTGCGCCTATCGCGGCGAGGTGGTGGCGGCCCGCACCAGCGGCAAGCTCAAGGCCATCATCCAGGCGACGGTGATCATCGCCATCCTGACGGGGCGCATCGCCAGCGCCCTCTTCCCCGCCCTGCTGCCCACGGCCCTGTTGAACGAGGTGGCCTGGTGGCTGGTCCTCGTCGCCGCCCTCTACACCCTCTACTCGCTCTACGAGTACGTGGCCGCC